One Myripristis murdjan chromosome 18, fMyrMur1.1, whole genome shotgun sequence DNA window includes the following coding sequences:
- the mfap3l gene encoding microfibrillar-associated protein 3-like — protein MTNSLPPWVTHRQSEKMQPACGYAFRILVSLMAIHTAGALSEDTEGNRTGNGTLTDGEFVPIVFTKVSQIIAREGNCALIDCNVTGNPFPSVQWFNSHGDRLDTETSGGKWWLLENGVLNITSIEFADRGKYTCMASNVHGTSNCTVTLRVVFTNGDMGVYYMVVCLVTFTIIMALNVTRLCMMSSHLKKTEKAINEFFRTEGAEKLQKAFEIAKRIPIITSAKTLELAKVTQFKTMEFARYIEELARSIPLPPLIMNCRTFMEEILEVVGVEEMRHTFVRQAPEGHRDTGGRVASIGVGDLFTILQERERAREREQERERERERSESPAADSDNSSVQEQPQHIAIQVSVHPQLAIGGYCSIEAPPQPEATPSSLPPLAPLHQEEEPEAEGEQNVQQEEGEAEPAAANNRPPCQVFYESHV, from the exons ATGACAAACTCTCTTCCCCCCTGGGTGACACACCGACAGTCGGAGAAAATGCAGCCGGCCTGTGGATATGCTTTTCGGATCCTTGTGTCCCTTATGGCCATTCACACCGCCGGGGCCTTATCGGAGGACACAGAGGGGAACCGCACAGGGAACGGCACCTTGACAGATGGAGAATTTGTCCCCATTGTGTTCACGAAAGTGAGCCAGATAATTGCCCGGGAGGGGAACTGCGCGCTGATTGATTGCAATGTCACCGGAAACCCGTTCCCCAGTGTGCAGTGGTTCAACTCCCATGGAGACCGTCTGGACACCGAGACCAGTG GTGGAAAGTGGTGGCTTCTGGAGAACGGCGTCCTCAACATCACCAGCATTGAGTTTGCGGACCGCGGCAAGTACACGTGCATGGCATCCAACGTGCACGGCACGTCCAACTGCACGGTGACGCTGCGCGTGGTCTTCACCAACGGCGACATGGGCGTCTACTACATGGTGGTCTGCCTGGTCACCTTCACCATCATCATGGCCCTCAACGTCACGCGCCTCTGCATGATGAGCAGCCACCTGAAGAAGACGGAGAAAGCCATCAACGAGTTCTTCCGCACCGAGGGAGCGGAGAAGCTGCAGAAGGCCTTCGAGATCGCCAAGCGCATCCCCATCATCACCTCCGCCAAGACGCTGGAGCTGGCCAAGGTGACGCAGTTCAAGACCATGGAGTTTGCGCGGTACATCGAGGAGCTGGCCCGCAGCATCCCGCTGCCGCCGCTCATCATGAACTGCCGCACCTTCATGGAGGAGATCctggaggtggtgggggtggaggagaTGAGGCACACCTTCGTCCGGCAAGCCCCAGAGGGACACCGCGACACGGGGGGCCGGGTGGCCTCTATTGGGGTGGGGGACTTGTTCACCATcctgcaggagagggagagagcgcgggagagggagcaggagagggagagggagagggagcgcaGCGAATCCCCTGCCGCCGATTCAGACAACTCCTCGGTCCAGGAGCAGCCGCAGCACATCGCCATTCAGGTGTCGGTGCACCCCCAGCTGGCCATCGGAGGGTACTGCAGCATAGAGGCCCCGCCCCAGCCAGAGGCCACGCCCTCCTCTCTTCCACCACTGGCTCCCCTTcaccaggaggaggagcctGAGGCGGAAGGAGAGCAGAATGtccagcaggaggagggggaggcggagCCGGCAGCAGCCAATAACAGGCCCCCGTGCCAGGTGTTCTATGAGAGCCATGTGTAA
- the aadat gene encoding kynurenine/alpha-aminoadipate aminotransferase, mitochondrial has protein sequence MNYSRFLTAVSAARKPSPIRLLTELQQRSPPSLISLAGGAPNPNTFPFQSASIKVKNGETITFDETVMKRALQYSSSNGIPELLTWMKNLQKNLHNPPTASYSPEKGQMDMCVTTGSQEALCKVFEMLVNPGDNVLLDAPTYSGTLAALQPLGCNLINVPSDQHGMIPAALKEVLSRWDPSEVLKPGSTAPKILYTIPNGGNPTGASMTTERKKAVYELARQYDMLIIEDDPYYFLQFEKPWAATFLSMDVDGRIIRTDSFSKILSSGLRMGFVTGPKPLVDRVVLHIQASTMHTSTFTQLMVSQLLHGWGQDGFLRHIDGVIEFYRKQRDAMISSADKWLKDVAEWHAPSAGMFLWIKLKGIADTQQLIMEKALEKEVLLVPGGVFMINSSDPCPYVRAAFSLSTPEQIDEAFRRLSSLIKEAL, from the exons ATGAATTACTCTCGGTTTTTGACAGCTGTCAGCGCAGCTAGAAAGCCCTCCCCCATCAGGCTACTAA ctgagctgcagcagcgCTCGCCTCCGTCCCTCATCTCCCTGGCCGGAGGAGCCCCCAACCCCAACACCTTCCCCTTCCAGTCGGCCTCCATCAAGGTGAAGAACGGGGAGACGATCACCTTCGATGAAACCGTGATGAAGAGGGCCCTGCAGTACTCTTCCTCCAACGg AATCCCCGAGCTGCTGACGTGGATGAAGAACCTGCAGAAGAATCTCCACAACCCTCCCACTGCCAGCTACAGCCCCGAGAAGGGCCAGATGGACATGTGTGTGACCACCGGCAGCCAGGAGGCGCTCTGCAAG GTGTTTGAGATGCTGGTCAACCCTGGAGACAACGTTCTGCTGGACGCACCCACATATTCAGGAACACTTGCAGCG CTCCAGCCTCTTGGCTGTAACTTAATCAACGTCCCGAGTGATCAGCACGGCATGATCCCTGCCGCCCTGAAGGAGGTTTTGTCTCGGTGGGACCCGTCTGAAGTCCTCAAGCCCGGCAGCACCGCCCCCAAGATCCTCTACACCATCCCCAACGGAGGAAACCCCACCGGCGCCTCCATGACAACCGAGAGGAAGAAGGCAGTCTATGAG CTGGCCCGGCAGTACGACATGCTCATCATCGAGGACGACCCGTACTACTTCCTGCAGTTTGAAAAG CCGTGGGCCGCCACATTTCTCTCCATGGATGTTGACGGCAGGATCATTAGGACAGACTCCTTCTCAAAGATCCTCTCTTcagg GCTGAGGATGGGCTTTGTGACGGGGCCCAAGCCGCTGGTCGACAGGGTGGTGCTGCACATCCAGGCCTCCACCATGCACACCAGCACCTTCACACAG CTCATGGTCTCTCAGCTGCTGCACGGCTGGGGCCAGGACGGCTTCCTCAGACACATCGACGG ggTGATCGAGTTTTACAGGAAACAACGCGATGCCATGATCTCCTCTGCAGACAAGTGGCTCAAAG atgtggcTGAGTGGCACGCCCCATCTGCAGGCATGTTCCTGTGGATCAAACTAAAGGGCATCGCAGACACCCAGCAGCTCATTATGGAGAAAGCACTGGAGAAAGAG GTGCTGCTGGTCCCTGGGGGTGTATTCATGATCAACAGTAGTGACCCCTGTCCCTATGTCAGAGCTGCCTTCTCCCTCTCCACACCAGAGCAGATCGAtgag GCTTTCAGAAGACTTTCTTCCCTCATCAAGGAGGCTTTGTGA
- the ino80b gene encoding INO80 complex subunit B, which produces MGKRKDMIHPRFLGDGGSGMHGVHKRKHKKHKKHKRKHHRDEGGHSFPEVPEPEPVMVARPPPQLRLKIKLGGQTLGTKSVPTFTVHPGVARPPSPLMIIDDDDDDEDDDDDDDDEPSVPLEQYRAWLDEDSNLATSPLPDMDSDSMLGGPVDEEERWLDALEKGELDDNGELKKEIDESLLTARQKALLHKQQSQPLLELPMGYKEKEMTAEMMQKREERARKRRLQAAKKAEENKNQTIERLTKTSKAKIKSMKEKKSKQAQCPMVRYSDSAQGVAISFPTGVSSPAPAPPRPPPPAPVSCGVSGCTNLKRYSCSKTGVPLCSLECYKRNLLLVQTSA; this is translated from the exons ATGGGGAAAAGGAAGGACATGATTCACCCCAGGTTTCTCG GCGACGGAGGCTCTGGGATGCATGGCGTTCACAAgaggaaacacaaaaagcacaagaaGCACAAGAGGAAGCACCACCGGGACGAGGGCGGCCACAGCTTCCCCGAGGTGCCGGAGCCGGAGCCCGTCATGGTGGCCAGGCCTCCTCCGCAGCTCAGACTCAAGATCAAACTGGGAGGACAGACACTAGGGACCAAGAG TGTGCCCACCTTCACCGTGCATCCCGGTGTGGCCCGTCCTCCATCACCTTTGATGATCAtcgatgatgacgatgacgacgaggatgatgatgacgatgacgacgaTGAGCCGTCTGTGCCTCTGGAACAGTACCGAGCCTGGCTGG ATGAAGACAGCAACTTGGCCACGTCCCCGCTGCCCGACATGGACTCAGACTCCATGTTGGGAGGGCCTGTGGACGAAGAGGAGAGGTGGCTGGACGCTCTGGAGAAAGGAGAGCTGGATGACAATGGAGAGCTGAAGAAGGAGATTGACGAGTCTCTGCTCACAGCCAGACAG AAAGCCCTCCTGCACAAGCAGCAGAGCCAGCCTCTCCTGGAGCTCCCCATGGGCTACAAGGAGAAGGAGATGACGGCCGAGATGATGCAGAAAAGGGAGGAGCGAGCCCGCAAGAGGCGCCTGCAGGCCGCCAAGAAGGCCGAGGAGAACAAGAACCAGACCATCGAGAGGCTGACCAAGACCAGCAAGGCCAAGATCAAAAGCATGAAGGAGAAGAAGTCCAAGCAGGCGCAGTGCCCCATGGTGCGATACAGCGACTCGGCCCAGGGCGTGGCCATCTCCTTCCCCACAGGGGTCTCCTCTCCGGCCCCGGCCCCTCCCcgtcctccacctccagccCCTGTGAGCTGTGGGGTGAGCGGGTGCACCAACCTGAAGAGGTACTCCTGCTCCAAGACCGGGGTTCCCCTCTGCAGCCTGGAATGCTACAAGAGGAATCTGCTGCTTGTTCAAACTAGTGCTTGA